A genomic region of Salinibacter pepae contains the following coding sequences:
- a CDS encoding dopamine receptor D4 — protein sequence MDDPTRASLPDSDPAPPVPESIKPDDTLPDADLSPLPPEYRAVVRRLQADVDRATTALDRLQAENERLRRRVAELERRPAVRPDTTPLVLDDDPGALRDRISAFIEAIDAYLDNEADGAPNTSSSPDSP from the coding sequence ATGGACGATCCGACACGCGCATCGTTGCCCGACTCCGACCCCGCCCCGCCCGTGCCGGAGTCCATCAAACCGGACGACACGCTGCCGGACGCGGACCTGAGCCCCCTGCCGCCCGAGTACCGGGCCGTGGTGCGGCGCCTCCAGGCCGACGTGGACCGGGCCACCACCGCCCTCGATCGCCTGCAGGCCGAGAACGAACGCCTCCGGCGTCGCGTCGCGGAGCTGGAGCGGCGCCCAGCGGTGCGTCCGGACACCACCCCTCTCGTGCTCGACGACGACCCGGGGGCCCTCCGGGACCGCATCTCGGCCTTCATCGAGGCCATCGACGCGTACCTCGACAACGAAGCCGACGGGGCCCCGAACACATCTTCCTCTCCCGACTCGCCTTGA
- a CDS encoding four helix bundle protein, which produces MSDLRPRTKRFTLNVIHLCKSLPNAPECRVIRKQLLRSATSVGANYRAACHARSHKDFIAKLALVEEEADESQFWLELLDELGAGPASQVSELQDEARQIASIIVASKKTAREE; this is translated from the coding sequence ATGTCAGATCTCCGACCTCGGACAAAGCGGTTCACGCTGAACGTGATTCACCTTTGCAAATCGCTTCCCAATGCTCCTGAATGCCGCGTTATTCGGAAGCAACTCCTCCGGTCTGCCACATCCGTAGGGGCGAATTACCGAGCTGCGTGCCATGCCCGGTCCCACAAGGATTTCATTGCCAAGCTTGCCCTTGTGGAAGAAGAGGCCGATGAATCGCAGTTCTGGCTGGAGCTTCTCGATGAGCTCGGTGCTGGACCCGCTTCCCAGGTTTCAGAACTACAGGACGAGGCACGCCAGATTGCATCGATCATCGTCGCGTCCAAGAAAACTGCCCGCGAGGAATAG
- the pheT gene encoding phenylalanine--tRNA ligase subunit beta, which produces MDISYNWLNEYVDHDWSPEKLAERLTMAGLEVETVRPLGQALDGVVVGEVTTVRAHPNADRLVLCDVDLGDGAPSQIACGAPNVAAGQKVPVATVGTTLSRPDPDAPEARQELTVEARELRGEASNGMICAEDELGLSDDHAGIMVLDDEAPVGTPFPEYLDAHGIPATDAVLDIELTPNRPDAASHIGVARDVSALADSTLQRPAVETPSEGGPVAEEITVDLRDEAGCPRYVALLVRGVDVTDSPLWLRRRLTAIGLQPRNHVVDVTNFVLHECGQPLHAFDLDAIADDTIVVRSTDDETPFTTLDDQERELPEDTLLICDAEKPVAVAGVMGGANSEVSTETTDVLIESAYFDPSTIRRTAKALDVQTDSSYRFERGVDRDGQVWAAARAAELIADLGNGTVVPGMVDEHPHPPDEETVSLRPDRLTQVLGTEVATDEGTRLLGAIGFKIEDGEDALRCTVPTWRPDVSIEEDLIEEVARLHGYDQIPEPERVPVPSRTPQQPPEETLGRQARSLLKGLGYREIYTNSMLRKDRAERFNAPPAGSDRAPVVETKNPISEEMAALRPRLLPGALEVMQHNHNHGQEALRVFEFGRVFRRATDADAPLVPGYSEHPALLVALSGPHAPTGWDTEPRDADLFDLKGTVETLLEDLRVPDRRVRPRDAGAVDEAPPVTQHHIDVAAGDTPLGTVARVRDDVAADFDLDTPVFVAEFHWAALVGSATAEQHRDYEPVSRFPVVDRDLAVLVPANQPVGPLQRAIREAGAPLLRRVDVFDTYAGAGIDEDTKSVAFTLRFGADRTLTDEEVDARLDAIVERLAANHGARLRQQ; this is translated from the coding sequence ATGGATATCAGCTACAATTGGCTCAACGAGTACGTCGATCATGACTGGAGCCCCGAGAAGTTGGCCGAGCGCCTCACCATGGCCGGGCTGGAGGTGGAGACGGTCCGCCCCCTGGGCCAGGCGCTCGACGGCGTGGTGGTCGGCGAGGTGACCACCGTCCGCGCGCACCCCAACGCCGACCGCCTCGTGCTCTGTGACGTGGACCTCGGCGACGGCGCCCCATCCCAGATTGCCTGCGGCGCGCCGAATGTGGCCGCGGGGCAGAAGGTGCCGGTGGCCACGGTGGGCACCACCCTGTCGCGCCCCGACCCGGATGCCCCCGAGGCGCGGCAGGAGCTAACCGTGGAGGCCCGCGAGCTGCGCGGCGAGGCGTCGAACGGCATGATCTGCGCGGAGGACGAGCTGGGCCTCTCCGACGACCACGCCGGCATCATGGTGCTCGACGACGAGGCGCCCGTCGGCACGCCGTTCCCGGAGTACCTCGACGCCCATGGCATCCCGGCGACCGACGCGGTGCTCGACATCGAGCTCACCCCGAACCGCCCCGACGCCGCCAGCCACATCGGCGTGGCCCGTGACGTGTCGGCCCTCGCGGACAGCACCCTGCAGCGCCCCGCGGTGGAGACGCCCTCGGAGGGCGGCCCCGTGGCCGAGGAAATCACCGTCGACCTCCGGGACGAGGCCGGCTGCCCCCGGTACGTGGCCCTGCTGGTGCGGGGCGTAGACGTGACCGACTCGCCCCTCTGGCTGCGCCGCCGCCTCACGGCCATCGGCCTGCAGCCGCGCAACCACGTGGTGGACGTGACCAACTTCGTGCTCCACGAGTGCGGCCAGCCGCTCCACGCCTTCGACCTCGACGCGATTGCCGACGACACGATCGTCGTCCGCTCCACGGACGACGAAACGCCCTTCACGACGCTCGACGACCAGGAGCGAGAGTTGCCCGAGGATACGCTCCTCATCTGCGACGCGGAGAAGCCCGTGGCCGTGGCCGGTGTGATGGGCGGGGCCAACTCGGAGGTGTCTACGGAGACGACGGACGTACTCATCGAGAGCGCGTACTTCGACCCGTCCACCATCCGCCGCACCGCGAAGGCGCTCGACGTGCAGACCGACTCGTCGTACCGTTTCGAGCGGGGCGTGGACCGCGACGGGCAGGTGTGGGCCGCCGCGCGCGCCGCCGAGCTGATCGCGGACCTGGGCAACGGCACCGTCGTCCCCGGCATGGTCGACGAGCACCCCCATCCGCCGGACGAGGAAACGGTGTCCCTCCGCCCCGACCGGCTCACGCAGGTGCTCGGCACCGAGGTGGCGACCGACGAGGGGACGCGCCTGCTCGGTGCCATCGGCTTCAAGATCGAGGACGGGGAGGACGCGCTCCGTTGCACCGTGCCCACCTGGCGCCCCGACGTGTCGATCGAGGAGGACCTGATCGAGGAGGTGGCGCGCCTGCACGGCTACGACCAGATTCCGGAGCCCGAGCGCGTGCCCGTGCCCAGCCGCACGCCGCAGCAGCCGCCGGAGGAGACGCTGGGGCGGCAGGCGCGAAGCCTGCTGAAGGGCCTCGGCTACCGCGAGATCTACACCAACAGCATGCTGCGCAAGGACCGCGCCGAGCGCTTCAACGCCCCCCCGGCCGGTAGCGATCGGGCGCCCGTCGTGGAGACGAAAAACCCAATCTCGGAGGAGATGGCCGCCCTGCGTCCCCGGCTGCTGCCGGGCGCGCTGGAGGTCATGCAACACAACCACAACCACGGGCAGGAGGCACTCCGCGTGTTTGAGTTCGGCCGCGTCTTTCGCCGTGCCACCGATGCCGACGCCCCACTCGTCCCCGGCTACAGCGAACACCCGGCGTTGCTGGTTGCCCTCAGCGGCCCCCACGCACCCACCGGCTGGGACACCGAGCCACGAGACGCCGACCTCTTCGACCTCAAGGGCACCGTCGAGACCCTTCTGGAGGACCTCCGCGTGCCGGACCGTCGGGTGCGTCCCCGCGATGCGGGCGCGGTGGACGAGGCCCCGCCGGTCACGCAGCACCACATCGACGTGGCCGCCGGGGACACGCCGCTCGGCACCGTGGCCCGGGTCCGGGACGACGTGGCGGCGGACTTCGACCTCGACACGCCCGTCTTCGTGGCCGAATTCCACTGGGCCGCCCTCGTCGGCAGTGCGACGGCAGAGCAACACCGCGACTACGAGCCGGTGAGCCGCTTCCCGGTCGTGGACCGCGACCTCGCCGTGCTCGTCCCCGCCAATCAACCGGTAGGACCGCTGCAACGCGCGATCCGCGAGGCCGGGGCGCCCCTACTCCGTCGCGTGGACGTGTTCGACACGTACGCGGGCGCGGGGATCGACGAGGACACCAAGAGCGTGGCGTTTACCCTCCGCTTCGGCGCCGACCGCACGCTGACCGACGAAGAGGTGGACGCTCGACTCGACGCCATCGTTGAGCGCCTTGCGGCAAACCACGGCGCCCGCCTGCGACAGCAATAG
- a CDS encoding ABC-F family ATP-binding cassette domain-containing protein → MIKLEDITIEFGEDPLFQNLSWTITPEPHRVGLVGPNGAGKTTLLKVIAGDQRVDSGTITREGVSIGYLEQDVQDLPDDRTVREEALRAFEEVLALEEQEQEISRALEAIDHESDRHEKLLNRLHRVQERLDAQDAHRIRPRTEATLTGLGFAPDELDRPLRTFSGGWRMRAALARLLLKQPDVLLLDEPTNHLDIESIDWLEDTLETYPGAVLLVSHDRSVLDRMVTSTAELVRGRLLHYDGNYSHYLEAREARYERWRRKYENQQKRIEKIQEFISKFRYNAARASQVQSRIKKLEKMDRIPPPPDPAPAMSFEFPEPPRSGVVVLELSAFRKTYDTEHGPETVFTDAGPLTIERGDKVALVGPNGAGKSTLARIIGGREDFAGTRTEGHNVEMAFHAQHQAKTMDPDQTVFDTVREAAPDRPKTELRSLLGRFLFTSEDAFKDVRVLSGGEKSRLSLARTLLSPANLLLLDEPTNHLDIQSREVLIEALQKYEGTVVLVSHDRHVLDAVAEKTWRVGGGTVRTFLGNYSDFRWQVEEGSARPLQDVHEVEPAAEPSPNGHDAAAGDTDPPAEDNDPAAPNTRPDGPFADLNSYQLKQKLEDTEARILEIEEKQEALEAAMADPDAYDGDGVEARELSDEYNALKKELSGLYEEWEVLTEHVMALED, encoded by the coding sequence ATGATCAAGCTCGAAGACATTACCATTGAGTTCGGGGAGGACCCGCTTTTCCAAAACCTGTCGTGGACGATCACGCCCGAGCCGCACCGCGTCGGGCTCGTGGGCCCCAACGGCGCCGGCAAAACAACCCTCCTGAAGGTGATTGCCGGCGACCAGCGGGTGGACTCCGGTACCATCACGCGGGAGGGCGTCTCCATCGGCTACCTGGAGCAGGACGTGCAGGACCTGCCCGACGACCGGACGGTGCGGGAGGAGGCGCTCCGGGCCTTCGAAGAGGTGCTGGCCCTGGAGGAGCAGGAGCAGGAGATTAGCCGCGCGCTGGAGGCGATCGACCACGAGAGCGACCGCCACGAAAAGCTTCTCAACCGGCTGCATCGGGTGCAGGAGCGACTCGACGCCCAGGACGCCCACCGCATTCGCCCCCGCACCGAGGCCACCCTCACCGGGCTCGGCTTTGCCCCGGACGAGCTCGACCGCCCCCTCCGCACCTTTTCCGGCGGCTGGCGCATGCGGGCGGCGCTGGCCCGCCTCCTGCTGAAGCAGCCCGACGTGCTGCTGCTCGACGAGCCGACGAACCACCTCGACATTGAAAGCATCGACTGGCTCGAAGACACGCTGGAGACCTACCCCGGCGCCGTCCTCCTGGTAAGCCACGACCGCTCCGTGCTCGACCGCATGGTCACCTCCACCGCCGAGCTCGTGCGGGGCCGCCTGCTCCACTACGACGGCAACTACTCCCACTACCTGGAGGCCCGCGAGGCGCGCTACGAGCGCTGGCGCCGCAAGTACGAGAACCAGCAGAAGCGGATTGAGAAGATCCAGGAGTTTATCTCCAAGTTTCGCTACAACGCCGCCCGCGCCAGCCAGGTGCAGAGCCGGATCAAGAAGCTGGAGAAGATGGACCGGATCCCGCCGCCGCCCGATCCGGCCCCCGCCATGTCGTTCGAGTTTCCCGAGCCCCCCCGCTCCGGCGTCGTCGTGCTGGAGCTCTCCGCGTTTCGCAAGACCTACGACACGGAGCACGGCCCCGAAACCGTCTTTACCGACGCCGGCCCCCTCACCATCGAACGGGGCGACAAGGTCGCGCTCGTGGGCCCCAACGGCGCGGGCAAGTCCACCCTCGCCCGCATCATCGGCGGCCGGGAGGACTTTGCGGGCACCCGCACGGAGGGCCACAACGTCGAGATGGCCTTCCACGCCCAGCACCAGGCCAAGACGATGGACCCGGACCAGACGGTGTTCGACACCGTCCGTGAAGCGGCCCCCGACCGGCCCAAGACCGAACTGCGCAGCCTGCTGGGGCGCTTTCTCTTTACCAGCGAGGACGCGTTCAAGGACGTGCGGGTCCTCTCCGGCGGCGAAAAGAGTCGCCTCTCGCTCGCCCGGACGCTGCTGTCGCCGGCCAACCTTCTGCTCCTCGACGAGCCGACGAACCACCTCGACATCCAGTCGCGCGAGGTGCTCATCGAGGCCCTGCAGAAGTACGAAGGAACGGTTGTGCTCGTGAGCCACGACCGCCATGTGCTCGACGCCGTGGCCGAAAAAACGTGGCGCGTGGGCGGGGGCACCGTGCGCACCTTCCTCGGCAACTACTCCGACTTCCGCTGGCAGGTGGAGGAGGGCTCGGCCCGCCCCCTGCAGGACGTGCACGAGGTGGAGCCCGCCGCCGAGCCGTCCCCCAACGGACACGATGCCGCGGCCGGCGACACGGACCCGCCCGCCGAGGACAACGACCCGGCCGCCCCCAACACCCGGCCGGACGGCCCGTTCGCCGACCTCAATTCGTATCAGCTCAAGCAGAAGCTGGAGGACACGGAGGCCCGCATCCTGGAGATCGAGGAGAAGCAGGAGGCGCTCGAAGCGGCGATGGCCGACCCGGACGCCTACGACGGCGACGGCGTGGAGGCGCGGGAGCTGTCCGACGAGTACAATGCGCTCAAGAAGGAGCTGTCCGGCCTCTACGAGGAGTGGGAGGTCCTCACCGAACACGTGATGGCGCTGGAGGACTGA
- the rpmI gene encoding 50S ribosomal protein L35 yields MPKMKSHSGAKKRFKKTGNGKIKRKKANKGHLLTKKNAKRKRQLRKSVVVDDKANRDRIKRMLST; encoded by the coding sequence ATGCCCAAGATGAAATCCCACAGCGGTGCCAAGAAGCGCTTTAAGAAGACCGGCAACGGCAAGATCAAGCGCAAGAAGGCAAACAAAGGGCATCTGCTGACCAAGAAAAACGCAAAGCGCAAGCGCCAGCTGCGCAAGAGCGTGGTCGTCGACGACAAGGCGAACCGGGACCGGATCAAGCGCATGCTGTCCACCTAA
- the nfi gene encoding deoxyribonuclease V (cleaves DNA at apurinic or apyrimidinic sites), whose product MQDARPHPHDWNVSTDEAKRIQRRLASEVTARALPGGVETVAGIDVSVRDDTAQAAVSVLRLPELDVVDEAIHRCEVPFPYVPGLLSFREMPAVLPALERLHSTPDVFVTDSHGAAHPRRFGLACHLGVLLDAPAIGVAKSILVGAPQGELGPEKGSRVPLVDDGETVGTVLRTRTDVNPVYVSVGHRCTLDGAADLMLDCSPRYKIPEPTRQAHKLSRKTEGE is encoded by the coding sequence ATGCAGGACGCTCGCCCGCACCCCCACGACTGGAATGTCTCGACCGACGAGGCCAAGCGCATCCAACGTCGATTGGCGTCGGAGGTGACCGCGAGGGCCCTGCCGGGCGGGGTCGAGACCGTCGCCGGGATCGACGTCAGCGTGCGCGACGACACGGCCCAGGCGGCCGTCTCCGTGCTTCGGCTGCCAGAATTGGACGTGGTCGACGAGGCGATTCATCGCTGCGAGGTGCCGTTTCCGTACGTGCCGGGCCTGCTCAGCTTCCGGGAGATGCCGGCCGTCCTCCCTGCGCTTGAGCGGCTCCATTCGACGCCGGACGTGTTTGTGACCGACAGCCACGGGGCGGCCCACCCGCGCCGCTTTGGGCTGGCCTGTCACCTCGGCGTGCTGCTCGACGCGCCGGCAATCGGCGTCGCAAAGTCGATCCTCGTCGGGGCGCCGCAGGGGGAGCTTGGCCCCGAGAAGGGCAGTCGCGTGCCGTTGGTCGACGACGGGGAGACGGTCGGGACGGTGCTCCGGACGCGGACGGACGTGAACCCGGTTTACGTGAGTGTCGGCCACCGCTGTACGCTCGACGGCGCGGCGGACCTGATGCTGGACTGCAGTCCCCGGTACAAGATCCCCGAGCCGACCCGGCAGGCCCACAAGCTGAGTCGGAAGACGGAGGGGGAATAG
- the thrS gene encoding threonine--tRNA ligase, whose translation MAEIQEKTIDITLPDGSTHTHPAGTTGLEIAESIGAGLARDALAIKVNGEVRDLDRPVTEDAEIAILTWDDEEGKQTFWHSSAHLMAEALQALYPDVKFTIGPPIDQGFYYDVDLGDQTLSADELEAIEDKMLELARRDAEYERHEVSKADAIEHYEAEGNEYKLELIEGLEEGEISFYEQGEFTDLCRGPHIPSTGDIKAPKLLSVAGAYWRGDESNPQLTRIYGISFPKQKLLEDFLERRRKAKERDHRKLGTELNLFTFDTEQVGPGLPMWLPKGTTLRQTLQEVLQQEQVKQGYKPVCTPHIGRLDLYRTSGHYPHYEDDQFPPMVTGEGDDGEEDGYLLKPMNCPHHVKIYQNDHHSYRDLPVRLAEFGTVYRQEQTGELGGLTRVRGFTQDDAHIFCTPAQVKDEFKSVIDLTLKVLDALGFEEFEAQISLRDPGDTEKYTGRDALWTRAEQDIREAVAETDLDAYEEPGEAAFYGPKLDFMVEDALGRAWQLGTIQVDYNLPERFELTYVDEHDERKRPVMIHRAPFGSLERFIGVLIEHCGGNFPTWLAPTQVQIIPVGDDFVDYAQQVATTLRAEDVRVEIDTSDETVGYKIRAAETQKIPYMLVVGGDEEGDGTVSVRSHADGPQGTVSVQDFLDRTGPEFEPTLD comes from the coding sequence ATGGCCGAGATCCAGGAAAAGACCATCGACATCACCCTCCCGGACGGCTCCACACACACCCATCCGGCGGGCACGACGGGGCTTGAGATCGCCGAGAGCATCGGTGCCGGCCTGGCCCGCGACGCCCTCGCCATCAAGGTGAACGGCGAGGTGCGCGACCTGGACCGCCCCGTCACGGAGGACGCCGAGATCGCGATCCTGACGTGGGACGACGAGGAGGGCAAGCAGACCTTCTGGCACTCCTCCGCCCACCTCATGGCGGAGGCGCTGCAGGCCCTCTACCCGGACGTCAAGTTCACGATCGGGCCGCCCATCGACCAGGGCTTCTACTACGACGTGGACCTGGGCGACCAGACCCTGTCCGCCGACGAGCTGGAGGCGATCGAAGACAAGATGCTGGAGCTCGCCCGCCGCGACGCGGAATACGAGCGGCACGAGGTCTCGAAGGCGGACGCGATTGAGCACTACGAGGCGGAGGGCAACGAGTACAAGCTGGAGCTGATCGAGGGGCTGGAGGAGGGCGAGATTTCCTTCTACGAGCAGGGCGAGTTCACCGACCTCTGCCGCGGCCCGCACATTCCGTCGACCGGGGACATCAAGGCGCCGAAGCTGCTGTCGGTGGCCGGCGCGTACTGGCGCGGGGACGAGTCGAACCCGCAGCTCACGCGCATCTACGGCATCAGCTTCCCCAAGCAGAAACTGCTCGAGGACTTCCTGGAGCGGCGCCGGAAGGCCAAGGAGCGGGACCACCGCAAGCTCGGCACGGAGCTGAACCTCTTCACCTTCGACACCGAGCAGGTGGGGCCCGGCCTGCCCATGTGGCTGCCCAAGGGGACGACGCTGCGGCAGACGCTGCAGGAGGTCCTGCAGCAGGAGCAGGTGAAGCAGGGCTACAAGCCGGTCTGCACCCCTCACATCGGGCGGCTCGACCTCTACCGCACCAGCGGGCACTACCCGCACTACGAGGACGACCAGTTCCCGCCGATGGTGACCGGAGAGGGGGACGACGGCGAGGAGGACGGCTACCTCCTCAAGCCGATGAACTGCCCGCACCACGTCAAGATCTACCAGAACGACCACCACTCGTACCGGGACCTTCCGGTGCGGCTGGCCGAATTCGGGACCGTCTACCGCCAGGAGCAGACCGGCGAGCTCGGGGGGCTGACCCGCGTGCGCGGCTTCACGCAGGACGACGCCCACATCTTCTGCACCCCCGCGCAGGTCAAGGACGAATTCAAGTCCGTCATCGACCTCACCCTGAAGGTGCTCGACGCCCTGGGCTTCGAGGAGTTCGAGGCGCAGATCTCGCTCCGCGACCCCGGCGACACCGAAAAGTACACGGGCCGCGACGCGCTCTGGACCCGCGCCGAGCAGGACATCCGCGAGGCCGTGGCCGAAACGGACCTCGACGCCTACGAGGAGCCGGGCGAAGCCGCCTTCTACGGGCCGAAGCTCGACTTCATGGTGGAGGACGCGCTGGGCCGCGCCTGGCAGCTCGGCACCATCCAGGTCGACTACAACCTGCCGGAGCGCTTCGAGCTGACGTACGTCGACGAGCACGACGAGCGAAAGCGGCCGGTCATGATCCACCGCGCCCCGTTCGGGTCGCTGGAGCGCTTCATCGGTGTGCTCATCGAGCACTGCGGGGGCAACTTCCCGACGTGGCTCGCGCCGACGCAGGTGCAAATCATCCCCGTGGGCGACGATTTCGTCGACTACGCCCAGCAGGTGGCGACGACCCTCCGCGCCGAGGACGTGCGCGTCGAGATCGACACGTCCGACGAGACGGTCGGCTACAAGATCCGTGCGGCCGAAACCCAGAAGATCCCCTACATGCTCGTCGTGGGGGGGGACGAGGAGGGCGACGGCACCGTCTCGGTCCGCTCCCACGCCGACGGCCCCCAGGGCACCGTATCCGTCCAGGACTTCCTCGACCGGACCGGGCCGGAGTTCGAGCCGACGCTCGACTAG
- a CDS encoding cell division protein ZapA — protein MADPEPTKSIRVRILGREYALRVREDDEAHTRRIASSVDARMRQFKDNHPDQAELTTAVMTALTLAEELYLQREEHEDGTTALNEELARLSRQLEEATPTPDDAPDADGQAAGDSPDGPPP, from the coding sequence ATGGCCGACCCCGAGCCGACCAAGTCGATTCGCGTGCGCATCCTGGGCCGGGAGTACGCCCTCCGCGTGCGGGAGGACGACGAGGCCCACACCCGGCGCATCGCGTCCTCCGTGGACGCCCGGATGAGGCAATTCAAGGACAACCACCCCGACCAGGCCGAACTGACAACCGCGGTCATGACCGCCCTTACCCTCGCCGAGGAGTTGTATCTTCAGCGTGAGGAGCACGAGGACGGCACCACGGCCCTCAACGAGGAGCTGGCCCGCCTGTCGAGGCAGCTGGAGGAGGCAACCCCCACGCCCGACGACGCCCCGGACGCGGACGGGCAGGCCGCCGGCGATTCCCCCGACGGACCTCCCCCCTGA
- the infC gene encoding translation initiation factor IF-3, which produces MADVDKLRVNQEIRADEVRVVEPDGDHAVVPTGEALDRARDHELDLVEVAPDADPPVCKILDYGKYRYEKQKEEQRRRKKSKSMEMKELRFRPRTEEHDFNFKVDHAREFLEDGNKVKAYVQFKGRDIVYKDQGMDLLRRMIEELQEIARIDQQPEMEGRRMVMILAPHKNK; this is translated from the coding sequence ATTGCTGACGTCGATAAACTCCGCGTAAATCAAGAAATTCGTGCCGACGAGGTTCGTGTGGTCGAACCCGACGGCGACCACGCCGTGGTTCCGACCGGCGAGGCCCTCGACCGCGCCCGCGACCACGAACTCGATCTCGTGGAGGTTGCGCCGGACGCCGACCCGCCCGTCTGCAAGATCCTCGACTACGGCAAGTACCGCTACGAGAAGCAGAAGGAGGAGCAGCGGCGCCGGAAGAAGTCGAAGTCCATGGAGATGAAGGAGCTTCGCTTCCGGCCCCGTACCGAGGAGCACGACTTCAACTTCAAGGTCGATCACGCCCGCGAATTTTTGGAGGACGGCAACAAGGTCAAGGCGTACGTCCAGTTCAAGGGACGCGACATCGTCTACAAGGACCAGGGCATGGACCTGCTGCGCCGCATGATTGAGGAGCTTCAGGAGATTGCCCGCATCGACCAGCAGCCGGAAATGGAAGGCCGGCGAATGGTGATGATCCTCGCCCCGCACAAGAACAAGTAG
- the pheS gene encoding phenylalanine--tRNA ligase subunit alpha: MPDEIDQLREQIEAESIESAEEAEAFRIKYLGRNQGAIPDLFDQIGDLPPEERPEFGRRLNALKDRAQERIDEAQARLERQEQTGGPDIDLTLPGRRGFTGSTHPLTQTLDEILRILRGLGFATHEGPEVETDWHNFTALNFPPDHPARDMQDTFFLEDPPEGTEPRVLRTHTSPGQIRIMDTQTPPIRVAVPGRVYRNEAISYKSFCLFHQVELLYVDENVTMAQLKQVLYSLARALFGEDVTLRFRPSYFPFTEPSAEVDVWWDDEDADDGGQWMEILGCGMVHPNVFDAVDVNPERYTGYAVGMGVERMAMLRHGIDDIRIFYENDVRFLDQF; the protein is encoded by the coding sequence ATGCCCGACGAAATCGACCAGCTCCGTGAACAGATTGAGGCCGAATCGATCGAGAGCGCCGAGGAGGCCGAGGCCTTTCGCATCAAGTACCTCGGTCGCAATCAGGGCGCGATCCCAGACCTGTTCGATCAGATCGGCGACCTGCCCCCGGAGGAGCGCCCCGAGTTTGGACGGCGTCTCAACGCCCTGAAGGACCGCGCCCAGGAGCGAATCGACGAGGCACAGGCGCGCCTCGAGCGACAAGAGCAGACGGGCGGCCCCGACATCGATCTCACCCTGCCGGGCCGACGCGGCTTCACGGGGTCGACGCACCCCCTCACGCAGACGCTCGACGAGATCCTGCGCATCCTGCGCGGGCTCGGCTTTGCCACCCACGAGGGGCCGGAGGTCGAAACCGACTGGCACAACTTCACAGCCCTCAACTTTCCGCCCGACCACCCGGCGCGGGACATGCAGGACACCTTCTTCCTCGAGGACCCGCCCGAGGGGACGGAGCCCCGTGTCCTCCGCACCCACACCTCGCCCGGTCAGATCCGGATCATGGACACCCAGACGCCCCCCATTCGGGTGGCGGTGCCGGGGCGGGTGTACCGCAACGAGGCGATCTCGTACAAGTCGTTCTGCCTCTTTCACCAGGTGGAACTGCTATACGTGGACGAGAACGTGACGATGGCCCAGCTCAAGCAGGTGCTCTACAGCCTCGCCCGCGCCCTCTTCGGGGAGGACGTGACGCTCCGCTTCCGCCCCAGCTACTTCCCCTTCACCGAGCCGAGCGCGGAGGTGGACGTGTGGTGGGACGACGAGGACGCCGACGACGGCGGGCAGTGGATGGAAATTCTGGGCTGCGGCATGGTGCACCCCAACGTCTTCGACGCCGTCGACGTGAACCCGGAGCGGTACACCGGCTACGCGGTGGGCATGGGCGTGGAGCGGATGGCCATGCTCCGGCACGGCATCGACGACATCCGGATCTTCTACGAGAACGATGTGCGGTTTCTCGACCAATTCTGA
- the rplT gene encoding 50S ribosomal protein L20, protein MPRATNKPATRRRRKKILNKAKGYWGRRSKVYKVAKHAVEKGLQYAYRDRRQKKRRFRRLWITRINAATRQHDVSYSQFMGQYRKSDLDMNRKVLADLAVHDPDAFEQIVDHVME, encoded by the coding sequence ATGCCGCGCGCAACGAACAAGCCGGCGACCCGTCGGCGACGGAAGAAAATTCTGAACAAGGCGAAGGGCTACTGGGGCCGTCGGAGCAAGGTCTACAAGGTGGCCAAGCACGCGGTCGAAAAGGGCCTGCAGTACGCCTACCGGGACCGCCGCCAGAAGAAGCGCCGGTTTCGGCGGCTGTGGATCACCCGCATCAACGCCGCGACGCGCCAGCACGACGTGAGCTACTCCCAGTTCATGGGCCAGTACCGGAAGTCGGACCTGGACATGAACCGGAAGGTGCTCGCCGACCTGGCCGTCCACGACCCGGACGCCTTCGAGCAGATCGTGGACCACGTGATGGAATAG